From Clostridia bacterium, a single genomic window includes:
- a CDS encoding DUF6305 family protein, whose product MRQVVLRTTAVLAALILVAVIGAGGSIAAAKPALITSIGQSAEAAMIKQICIQNKIPYELDALARVDALTGADKQARHSALVVAVGGSAKGLGAAGINKEQELERAVALLEAAKRLKMNIVVMHVGGEERRGDLSDAFIRAVLPYASSVVIVEGGDKDGLFEAVLKGKNVPITKVGKIRDTGLPLKKALGLS is encoded by the coding sequence ATGAGGCAGGTTGTCCTGAGAACCACAGCTGTACTGGCTGCTCTGATCCTGGTGGCGGTCATCGGCGCGGGGGGCTCGATCGCGGCTGCGAAACCCGCTTTGATCACCTCCATCGGGCAGAGTGCCGAGGCGGCAATGATCAAGCAGATATGCATACAGAACAAGATCCCGTATGAACTCGATGCCCTGGCAAGGGTGGACGCGCTGACTGGCGCGGATAAGCAGGCCCGGCACTCGGCTCTTGTGGTCGCGGTCGGCGGGAGCGCCAAAGGGCTTGGAGCAGCGGGAATCAACAAGGAACAGGAACTCGAAAGGGCAGTCGCCCTACTTGAGGCGGCTAAGCGGTTGAAGATGAACATCGTCGTGATGCATGTGGGCGGCGAAGAGCGTCGCGGCGATCTATCCGATGCGTTCATCCGCGCCGTGTTGCCATACGCGAGCTCCGTTGTCATAGTTGAAGGCGGAGACAAAGACGGCCTGTTCGAGGCGGTTCTCAAAGGGAAGAACGTGCCGATTACGAAGGTCGGAAAGATCCGCGATACCGGCTTGCCGCTCAAGAAGGCCCTCGGATTGAGCTAG
- a CDS encoding TRAP transporter large permease subunit, which translates to MLLLSEGVVFLIMVGVFMGAAFAFGLPIGICLAISSLAGMLAGGAGFAVRHLVEGAFGYLNTILVIATAMMFMKGIQKSGLLDTVARWLIETFHRSRALLLIGLTLLVMFPGMITGSSTACVLTTGALVAPVLMHMGVPKIRTAAIIAMAAIYGMLAPPVNIPAMIIGGGIDMPYVGFTKPLLLATIPLAIIVSLFLGLPYMGKSKSLDDMRSSLPKSYARKYGFKLYLPFIILVVLMAGPNLAPGRFPDLGMPLVFLISAVIAVVTGKPVRMWSVAREAIHDALPVMGILMGVGMFIQVMTLTGVRGWVVVGALSLPKAFLYLAMAISVPAFGAVSAFGSSSVLGVPFLLALLGTTNEIVAASGLTLLAGLGDLVPPTALAGMFAAQIVDEDNYWLVLKDCLIPAIATAAWGVVMIRWAAPIAKWILK; encoded by the coding sequence ATGTTGTTGCTGTCTGAGGGCGTAGTATTCCTAATAATGGTTGGAGTGTTCATGGGCGCTGCTTTCGCGTTTGGCCTGCCCATTGGCATATGCCTTGCCATATCCTCCCTAGCTGGTATGCTCGCTGGAGGCGCTGGTTTCGCAGTGAGGCATCTTGTGGAGGGGGCTTTCGGCTACCTGAACACTATCCTCGTCATTGCCACGGCGATGATGTTCATGAAAGGAATCCAGAAATCAGGCCTGCTGGACACTGTTGCACGGTGGCTTATTGAGACGTTTCACAGATCCCGCGCGTTGCTCCTCATCGGGCTCACGCTTCTCGTGATGTTTCCGGGCATGATCACTGGATCATCAACAGCGTGTGTGCTCACCACTGGCGCTCTTGTTGCTCCAGTCTTGATGCACATGGGAGTGCCGAAGATCCGGACCGCTGCAATAATCGCGATGGCGGCGATATACGGGATGCTCGCTCCTCCTGTGAACATCCCGGCGATGATCATCGGGGGCGGCATCGACATGCCGTACGTGGGGTTCACAAAACCGCTTCTCCTCGCCACGATTCCCCTTGCCATCATCGTCAGTCTGTTCCTTGGGCTGCCCTACATGGGCAAGTCCAAATCTCTCGACGACATGAGATCTAGTCTGCCGAAGAGCTATGCCAGGAAGTACGGGTTCAAGCTGTATCTGCCATTCATCATCCTCGTTGTGCTGATGGCTGGGCCCAACCTCGCGCCTGGCAGGTTCCCCGACCTGGGCATGCCACTAGTTTTCCTCATCTCCGCCGTCATCGCCGTGGTCACTGGGAAGCCCGTGCGGATGTGGAGTGTCGCCCGAGAGGCGATCCACGATGCCCTGCCTGTGATGGGGATACTGATGGGCGTCGGCATGTTCATCCAGGTGATGACGCTTACCGGGGTGAGAGGCTGGGTTGTGGTTGGGGCGCTGTCGCTTCCTAAGGCCTTTCTGTATCTGGCGATGGCCATCTCCGTGCCTGCCTTCGGGGCGGTGTCGGCCTTCGGTTCGTCGTCGGTGCTCGGCGTTCCATTTCTTCTCGCACTTCTCGGAACAACCAACGAGATCGTGGCCGCGTCGGGCCTGACTCTTCTGGCAGGCCTGGGCGATCTTGTCCCTCCCACGGCCCTGGCAGGGATGTTTGCGGCGCAGATCGTTGATGAGGACAACTACTGGCTGGTTTTGAAGGACTGTCTTATCCCGGCGATTGCAACGGCTGCATGGGGTGTCGTGATGATCCGCTGGGCCGCGCCGATCGCAAAGTGGATTCTGAAGTAG